The proteins below come from a single Salvelinus fontinalis isolate EN_2023a chromosome 1, ASM2944872v1, whole genome shotgun sequence genomic window:
- the LOC129863587 gene encoding radial spoke head 10 homolog B-like isoform X6: MAKGDKKKKTEKTTPEQSLSTFLSNGSHAGVVSEPHVLDEESEHETDVMTASFSSQPPLAEKQFERSGDAFHEVPVLPNIIVQRYEGEKYLEQFHGEGVAYFQGGHVYKGMFSVGVMHGHGLYTWADGVKYEGEFAFNVPMGHGTYTWLDGSCYEGEVCSGIRHGVGTYRCANSSVIYRGQWYHSKRHGKGTIYYNQEATSWYEGELVNNNREGWGVRCYPSGNLYEGQWRNNVRHGEGRMRWLPLGQQYSGIWENGVQHGQGTHTWFLRRVTGSQYPLRNEYTGDFVQGLRHGQGSFYYASGALYKGEWKDNKKHGQGKFIFKNGRIFEGEFVDDHMAEFPAFCLDGSNTPDLSGIRTHTPHPEDGESPRRAPGGGSGSGPALLGPDMALDITALLENLPENQRDLQLKQVQFVVLRHIAELRAIYSFYSSLGHDQSPDNTFLLSRLQLWRLLKDCSIDQQGITLAQVDRYICAEDVPSEEIHSPFSTMLLRSFLSCVVVLAYNTYHKDIEPSDTILVACLSKLMRENIIPNAKNVKGTGLLFPNPMHAVIAGNYIERCWEIYKAFCRANTTPLADQTMTVRHFIWMFKDLSLFDAELTTGKLLEILSVENPAAYDRYYCNLDLEMTFLEFFEALLGCAEVSDQRDGQTSSDSQMESCLLADTRRVSPGERTRDSPLQRSSQRHSRLTGLTAKSSNPSKISPDVGSVKSLEMGKSKEILQLSTPEEMEPRQSPNAAGNLTSQTGGGGSATHSSDTERREGSGGARSAVEAEVSKHPPHDHPPSTEPVEDRSGAGMTSCPSETELDSWVQRTHQFFTQRFFPAYEYILELRREVQEERLRQTALARIALAKAKEDARWCCRLLGF; this comes from the exons ATGGCGAAAGGAGATAAAAAGAAAAAAACCGAGAAAACAACTCCCGAACAGTCATTAAGTACATTTTTGTCAAATGGCTCCCATGCTGGTGTTGTATCAGAACCACACGTGTTAGATGAAGAGTCGGAACATGAAACAGATGTAATGACTGCCTCCTTTTCTTCACAACCACCACTCGCCGAAAAACAATTTGAGAGAAGCGGTGATGCATTTCATGAGGTCCCTGTTCTTCCTAATATTATTGTCCAGAG GTACGAGGGAGAAAAGTATCTAGAGCAGTTCCATGGAGAAGGTGTGGCATATTTTCAGGGAGGACATGTCTACAAG GGTATGTTTTCAGTAGGAGTCATGCATGGACATGGTCTGTACACATGGGCAGATGGTGTGAAATATGAG GGTGAGTTTGCATTCAATGTGCCCATGGGCCATGGGACATACACCTGGCTGGATGGTAGCTGTTATGAGGGAGAGGTGTGCAGTGGAATCCGCCATGGTGTGGGGACATATAGGTGTGCTAATTCCTCTGTGATATACAGAGGGCAGTGGTATCACAGCAAAAGGCATGGAAAG GGTACAATATACTATAACCAGGAAGCGACGTCCTGGTATGAAGGAGAATTGGTAAACAAtaacagagagggatggggagtcCGATG TTACCCCTCTGGGAACCTGTATGAGGGCCAGTGGAGGAACAACGTGAGACATGGAGAGGGCAGGATGAGGTGGCTGCCGCTGGGTCAGCAGTATAGCGGGATATGGGAGAATGGGGTCCAG CATGGACAGGGGACCCACACATGGTTCCTGAGGAGAGTGACGGGCTCTCAGTATCCCCTAAGGAATGAGTACACTGGGGACTTTGTCCAGGGGCTGAGGCATGGCCAGGGCAGCTTCTACTACGCAAGCGGGGCTCTTTACAAAGGAGAGTGGAAAGACAACAAAAAACATGGACAG GGAAAGTTCATTTTTAAAAATGGACGCATATTTGAAGGAGAGTTTGTGGACGACCACATGGCAGAGTTCCCAGCGTTCTGCCTGGATGGTTCAAACACCCCTGATTTGAGTGGGATTAGAACACACACTCCCCATCCTGAGGACG GTGAATCCCCCAGAAGAGCACCAGGAGGAGGCTCAGGCAGTGGTCCAGCCCTGCTTGGGCCTGACATGGCTCTGGACATCACTGCTCTGCTGGAGAACCTcccagagaaccagagagacCTGCAGCTCAAACAG GTGCAATTTGTGGTGCTGAGACACATAGCGGAGCTGAGGGCCATCTATAGCTTCTACAGCAGTCTGGGCCATGATCAGTCCCCAGACAATACCTTCTTGCTGTCCCGCCTGCAGCTCTGGAGACTCCTCAAGGACTGTAGCATCGACCAGCAAGGCATCACCCTGGCCCAGGTCGACCGCTACATCTGTG CAGAGGATGTCCCTTCCGAGGAGATCCACTCTCCCTTCAGCACCATGCTGCTCAGAAGCTTcctcagctgtgttgtggttctGGCCTACAACACCTACCATAAGGACATAGA GCCCTCTGATACCATACTGGTTGCATGTTTGTCCAAGCTGATGAGGGAGAACATCATCCCTAATGCCAAGAATGTAAAAGGTACAG GGCTGTTGTTCCCCAACCCCATGCATGCTGTGATTGCTGGCAACTACATTGAGAGGTGCTGGGAGATCTACAAGGCCTTCTGCAGAGCCAACACAACCCCCCTAGCTGACCAAACCATGACTGTCAGGCACTTCATATGGATGTTTAAG GACCTTAGTCTGTTTGATGCTGAGCTGACCACAGGGAAACTCCTAGAGATCCTCTCTGTAGAGAACCCAGCTGCTTACGACCGCTACTACTGCAACCTAGACCTAGAG ATGACGTTCCTGGAGTTCTTTGAGGCGTTGCTGGGCTGTGCAGAGGTTAGCGATCAGAGGGATGGTCAGACATCCTCAGACAGCCAGATGGAGAGCTGCCTTCTGGCTGACACCAGGAGGGTTTCCCCTGGGGAGAGGACCAGAGACAGCCCTCTACAGAGGTCCTCACAGCGGCATTCCCGTCTGACAGGACTTACTGCAAAGTCGTCAAACCCATCAAAAATCTCTCCTGATGTGGGTAGTGTCAAATCCCTGGAG ATGGGAAAATCCAAGGAGATTCTCCAGTTGTCTACACCTGAAGAGATGGAGCCCAGACAGAGTCCCAACGCAGCAGGCAACCTCACATCACAGACTGGGG GTGGTGGGTCAGCAACCCACTCGTcagacactgagaggagagagggctcaGGTGGCGCTAGATCAGCAGTGGAGGCCGAAGTGTCAAAACACCCTCCCCATGATCATCCCCCCAGCACAG AGCCTGTTGAAGACAGGAGTGGAGCAGGTATGACTTCCTGCCCTTCTGAGACTGAACTGGACAGCTGGGTCCAGAGGACCCACCAGTTCTTTACCCAGAGGTTCTTCCCAGCGTACGAGTACATCCTGGAGCTgaggagggaggtgcaggaagaGAGGCTGAGGCAGACGGCACTAGCCCGCATCGCTCTGGCTAAGGCCAAGGAAGACGCCAG
- the LOC129863587 gene encoding radial spoke head 10 homolog B-like isoform X1: protein MAKGDKKKKTEKTTPEQSLSTFLSNGSHAGVVSEPHVLDEESEHETDVMTASFSSQPPLAEKQFERSGDAFHEVPVLPNIIVQRYEGEKYLEQFHGEGVAYFQGGHVYKGMFSVGVMHGHGLYTWADGVKYEGEFAFNVPMGHGTYTWLDGSCYEGEVCSGIRHGVGTYRCANSSVIYRGQWYHSKRHGKGTIYYNQEATSWYEGELVNNNREGWGVRCYPSGNLYEGQWRNNVRHGEGRMRWLPLGQQYSGIWENGVQHGQGTHTWFLRRVTGSQYPLRNEYTGDFVQGLRHGQGSFYYASGALYKGEWKDNKKHGQGKFIFKNGRIFEGEFVDDHMAEFPAFCLDGSNTPDLSGIRTHTPHPEDGESPRRAPGGGSGSGPALLGPDMALDITALLENLPENQRDLQLKQVQFVVLRHIAELRAIYSFYSSLGHDQSPDNTFLLSRLQLWRLLKDCSIDQQGITLAQVDRYICAEDVPSEEIHSPFSTMLLRSFLSCVVVLAYNTYHKDIEPSDTILVACLSKLMRENIIPNAKNVKGTGLLFPNPMHAVIAGNYIERCWEIYKAFCRANTTPLADQTMTVRHFIWMFKDLSLFDAELTTGKLLEILSVENPAAYDRYYCNLDLEMTFLEFFEALLGCAEVSDQRDGQTSSDSQMESCLLADTRRVSPGERTRDSPLQRSSQRHSRLTGLTAKSSNPSKISPDVGSVKSLEMGKSKEILQLSTPEEMEPRQSPNAAGNLTSQTGGGGSATHSSDTERREGSGGARSAVEAEVSKHPPHDHPPSTEPVEDRSGAGMTSCPSETELDSWVQRTHQFFTQRFFPAYEYILELRREVQEERLRQTALARIALAKAKEDARLREQWEAEEEERRREEEEDEEAERVEGPEDDLNPSPAAQTPVASTTSVVITKQSPATAAKKKRK from the exons ATGGCGAAAGGAGATAAAAAGAAAAAAACCGAGAAAACAACTCCCGAACAGTCATTAAGTACATTTTTGTCAAATGGCTCCCATGCTGGTGTTGTATCAGAACCACACGTGTTAGATGAAGAGTCGGAACATGAAACAGATGTAATGACTGCCTCCTTTTCTTCACAACCACCACTCGCCGAAAAACAATTTGAGAGAAGCGGTGATGCATTTCATGAGGTCCCTGTTCTTCCTAATATTATTGTCCAGAG GTACGAGGGAGAAAAGTATCTAGAGCAGTTCCATGGAGAAGGTGTGGCATATTTTCAGGGAGGACATGTCTACAAG GGTATGTTTTCAGTAGGAGTCATGCATGGACATGGTCTGTACACATGGGCAGATGGTGTGAAATATGAG GGTGAGTTTGCATTCAATGTGCCCATGGGCCATGGGACATACACCTGGCTGGATGGTAGCTGTTATGAGGGAGAGGTGTGCAGTGGAATCCGCCATGGTGTGGGGACATATAGGTGTGCTAATTCCTCTGTGATATACAGAGGGCAGTGGTATCACAGCAAAAGGCATGGAAAG GGTACAATATACTATAACCAGGAAGCGACGTCCTGGTATGAAGGAGAATTGGTAAACAAtaacagagagggatggggagtcCGATG TTACCCCTCTGGGAACCTGTATGAGGGCCAGTGGAGGAACAACGTGAGACATGGAGAGGGCAGGATGAGGTGGCTGCCGCTGGGTCAGCAGTATAGCGGGATATGGGAGAATGGGGTCCAG CATGGACAGGGGACCCACACATGGTTCCTGAGGAGAGTGACGGGCTCTCAGTATCCCCTAAGGAATGAGTACACTGGGGACTTTGTCCAGGGGCTGAGGCATGGCCAGGGCAGCTTCTACTACGCAAGCGGGGCTCTTTACAAAGGAGAGTGGAAAGACAACAAAAAACATGGACAG GGAAAGTTCATTTTTAAAAATGGACGCATATTTGAAGGAGAGTTTGTGGACGACCACATGGCAGAGTTCCCAGCGTTCTGCCTGGATGGTTCAAACACCCCTGATTTGAGTGGGATTAGAACACACACTCCCCATCCTGAGGACG GTGAATCCCCCAGAAGAGCACCAGGAGGAGGCTCAGGCAGTGGTCCAGCCCTGCTTGGGCCTGACATGGCTCTGGACATCACTGCTCTGCTGGAGAACCTcccagagaaccagagagacCTGCAGCTCAAACAG GTGCAATTTGTGGTGCTGAGACACATAGCGGAGCTGAGGGCCATCTATAGCTTCTACAGCAGTCTGGGCCATGATCAGTCCCCAGACAATACCTTCTTGCTGTCCCGCCTGCAGCTCTGGAGACTCCTCAAGGACTGTAGCATCGACCAGCAAGGCATCACCCTGGCCCAGGTCGACCGCTACATCTGTG CAGAGGATGTCCCTTCCGAGGAGATCCACTCTCCCTTCAGCACCATGCTGCTCAGAAGCTTcctcagctgtgttgtggttctGGCCTACAACACCTACCATAAGGACATAGA GCCCTCTGATACCATACTGGTTGCATGTTTGTCCAAGCTGATGAGGGAGAACATCATCCCTAATGCCAAGAATGTAAAAGGTACAG GGCTGTTGTTCCCCAACCCCATGCATGCTGTGATTGCTGGCAACTACATTGAGAGGTGCTGGGAGATCTACAAGGCCTTCTGCAGAGCCAACACAACCCCCCTAGCTGACCAAACCATGACTGTCAGGCACTTCATATGGATGTTTAAG GACCTTAGTCTGTTTGATGCTGAGCTGACCACAGGGAAACTCCTAGAGATCCTCTCTGTAGAGAACCCAGCTGCTTACGACCGCTACTACTGCAACCTAGACCTAGAG ATGACGTTCCTGGAGTTCTTTGAGGCGTTGCTGGGCTGTGCAGAGGTTAGCGATCAGAGGGATGGTCAGACATCCTCAGACAGCCAGATGGAGAGCTGCCTTCTGGCTGACACCAGGAGGGTTTCCCCTGGGGAGAGGACCAGAGACAGCCCTCTACAGAGGTCCTCACAGCGGCATTCCCGTCTGACAGGACTTACTGCAAAGTCGTCAAACCCATCAAAAATCTCTCCTGATGTGGGTAGTGTCAAATCCCTGGAG ATGGGAAAATCCAAGGAGATTCTCCAGTTGTCTACACCTGAAGAGATGGAGCCCAGACAGAGTCCCAACGCAGCAGGCAACCTCACATCACAGACTGGGG GTGGTGGGTCAGCAACCCACTCGTcagacactgagaggagagagggctcaGGTGGCGCTAGATCAGCAGTGGAGGCCGAAGTGTCAAAACACCCTCCCCATGATCATCCCCCCAGCACAG AGCCTGTTGAAGACAGGAGTGGAGCAGGTATGACTTCCTGCCCTTCTGAGACTGAACTGGACAGCTGGGTCCAGAGGACCCACCAGTTCTTTACCCAGAGGTTCTTCCCAGCGTACGAGTACATCCTGGAGCTgaggagggaggtgcaggaagaGAGGCTGAGGCAGACGGCACTAGCCCGCATCGCTCTGGCTAAGGCCAAGGAAGACGCCAG GTTGAGGGAACAgtgggaggcagaggaggaggagagacggagggaagaagaagaggatgaggaggcagaGCGAGTAGAAGGGCCAGAGGATGACCTTAACCCATCTCCAGCGGCTCAGACGCCTGTGGCCTCCACCACCTCTGTGGTCATCACCAAACAGTCGCCTGCCACTGCAGCCAAGAAGAAGAGGAAATAG
- the LOC129863587 gene encoding radial spoke head 10 homolog B-like isoform X5, which translates to MAKGDKKKKTEKTTPEQSLSTFLSNGSHAGVVSEPHVLDEESEHETDVMTASFSSQPPLAEKQFERSGDAFHEVPVLPNIIVQRYEGEKYLEQFHGEGVAYFQGGHVYKGMFSVGVMHGHGLYTWADGVKYEGEFAFNVPMGHGTYTWLDGSCYEGEVCSGIRHGVGTYRCANSSVIYRGQWYHSKRHGKGTIYYNQEATSWYEGELVNNNREGWGVRCYPSGNLYEGQWRNNVRHGEGRMRWLPLGQQYSGIWENGVQHGQGTHTWFLRRVTGSQYPLRNEYTGDFVQGLRHGQGSFYYASGALYKGEWKDNKKHGQGKFIFKNGRIFEGEFVDDHMAEFPAFCLDGSNTPDLSGIRTHTPHPEDGESPRRAPGGGSGSGPALLGPDMALDITALLENLPENQRDLQLKQVQFVVLRHIAELRAIYSFYSSLGHDQSPDNTFLLSRLQLWRLLKDCSIDQQGITLAQVDRYICAEDVPSEEIHSPFSTMLLRSFLSCVVVLAYNTYHKDIEPSDTILVACLSKLMRENIIPNAKNVKGTGLLFPNPMHAVIAGNYIERCWEIYKAFCRANTTPLADQTMTVRHFIWMFKDLSLFDAELTTGKLLEILSVENPAAYDRYYCNLDLEMTFLEFFEALLGCAEVSDQRDGQTSSDSQMESCLLADTRRVSPGERTRDSPLQRSSQRHSRLTGLTAKSSNPSKISPDVGSVKSLEMGKSKEILQLSTPEEMEPRQSPNAAGNLTSQTGEPVEDRSGAGMTSCPSETELDSWVQRTHQFFTQRFFPAYEYILELRREVQEERLRQTALARIALAKAKEDARLREQWEAEEEERRREEEEDEEAERVEGPEDDLNPSPAAQTPVASTTSVVITKQSPATAAKKKRK; encoded by the exons ATGGCGAAAGGAGATAAAAAGAAAAAAACCGAGAAAACAACTCCCGAACAGTCATTAAGTACATTTTTGTCAAATGGCTCCCATGCTGGTGTTGTATCAGAACCACACGTGTTAGATGAAGAGTCGGAACATGAAACAGATGTAATGACTGCCTCCTTTTCTTCACAACCACCACTCGCCGAAAAACAATTTGAGAGAAGCGGTGATGCATTTCATGAGGTCCCTGTTCTTCCTAATATTATTGTCCAGAG GTACGAGGGAGAAAAGTATCTAGAGCAGTTCCATGGAGAAGGTGTGGCATATTTTCAGGGAGGACATGTCTACAAG GGTATGTTTTCAGTAGGAGTCATGCATGGACATGGTCTGTACACATGGGCAGATGGTGTGAAATATGAG GGTGAGTTTGCATTCAATGTGCCCATGGGCCATGGGACATACACCTGGCTGGATGGTAGCTGTTATGAGGGAGAGGTGTGCAGTGGAATCCGCCATGGTGTGGGGACATATAGGTGTGCTAATTCCTCTGTGATATACAGAGGGCAGTGGTATCACAGCAAAAGGCATGGAAAG GGTACAATATACTATAACCAGGAAGCGACGTCCTGGTATGAAGGAGAATTGGTAAACAAtaacagagagggatggggagtcCGATG TTACCCCTCTGGGAACCTGTATGAGGGCCAGTGGAGGAACAACGTGAGACATGGAGAGGGCAGGATGAGGTGGCTGCCGCTGGGTCAGCAGTATAGCGGGATATGGGAGAATGGGGTCCAG CATGGACAGGGGACCCACACATGGTTCCTGAGGAGAGTGACGGGCTCTCAGTATCCCCTAAGGAATGAGTACACTGGGGACTTTGTCCAGGGGCTGAGGCATGGCCAGGGCAGCTTCTACTACGCAAGCGGGGCTCTTTACAAAGGAGAGTGGAAAGACAACAAAAAACATGGACAG GGAAAGTTCATTTTTAAAAATGGACGCATATTTGAAGGAGAGTTTGTGGACGACCACATGGCAGAGTTCCCAGCGTTCTGCCTGGATGGTTCAAACACCCCTGATTTGAGTGGGATTAGAACACACACTCCCCATCCTGAGGACG GTGAATCCCCCAGAAGAGCACCAGGAGGAGGCTCAGGCAGTGGTCCAGCCCTGCTTGGGCCTGACATGGCTCTGGACATCACTGCTCTGCTGGAGAACCTcccagagaaccagagagacCTGCAGCTCAAACAG GTGCAATTTGTGGTGCTGAGACACATAGCGGAGCTGAGGGCCATCTATAGCTTCTACAGCAGTCTGGGCCATGATCAGTCCCCAGACAATACCTTCTTGCTGTCCCGCCTGCAGCTCTGGAGACTCCTCAAGGACTGTAGCATCGACCAGCAAGGCATCACCCTGGCCCAGGTCGACCGCTACATCTGTG CAGAGGATGTCCCTTCCGAGGAGATCCACTCTCCCTTCAGCACCATGCTGCTCAGAAGCTTcctcagctgtgttgtggttctGGCCTACAACACCTACCATAAGGACATAGA GCCCTCTGATACCATACTGGTTGCATGTTTGTCCAAGCTGATGAGGGAGAACATCATCCCTAATGCCAAGAATGTAAAAGGTACAG GGCTGTTGTTCCCCAACCCCATGCATGCTGTGATTGCTGGCAACTACATTGAGAGGTGCTGGGAGATCTACAAGGCCTTCTGCAGAGCCAACACAACCCCCCTAGCTGACCAAACCATGACTGTCAGGCACTTCATATGGATGTTTAAG GACCTTAGTCTGTTTGATGCTGAGCTGACCACAGGGAAACTCCTAGAGATCCTCTCTGTAGAGAACCCAGCTGCTTACGACCGCTACTACTGCAACCTAGACCTAGAG ATGACGTTCCTGGAGTTCTTTGAGGCGTTGCTGGGCTGTGCAGAGGTTAGCGATCAGAGGGATGGTCAGACATCCTCAGACAGCCAGATGGAGAGCTGCCTTCTGGCTGACACCAGGAGGGTTTCCCCTGGGGAGAGGACCAGAGACAGCCCTCTACAGAGGTCCTCACAGCGGCATTCCCGTCTGACAGGACTTACTGCAAAGTCGTCAAACCCATCAAAAATCTCTCCTGATGTGGGTAGTGTCAAATCCCTGGAG ATGGGAAAATCCAAGGAGATTCTCCAGTTGTCTACACCTGAAGAGATGGAGCCCAGACAGAGTCCCAACGCAGCAGGCAACCTCACATCACAGACTGGGG AGCCTGTTGAAGACAGGAGTGGAGCAGGTATGACTTCCTGCCCTTCTGAGACTGAACTGGACAGCTGGGTCCAGAGGACCCACCAGTTCTTTACCCAGAGGTTCTTCCCAGCGTACGAGTACATCCTGGAGCTgaggagggaggtgcaggaagaGAGGCTGAGGCAGACGGCACTAGCCCGCATCGCTCTGGCTAAGGCCAAGGAAGACGCCAG GTTGAGGGAACAgtgggaggcagaggaggaggagagacggagggaagaagaagaggatgaggaggcagaGCGAGTAGAAGGGCCAGAGGATGACCTTAACCCATCTCCAGCGGCTCAGACGCCTGTGGCCTCCACCACCTCTGTGGTCATCACCAAACAGTCGCCTGCCACTGCAGCCAAGAAGAAGAGGAAATAG
- the LOC129863587 gene encoding radial spoke head 10 homolog B2-like isoform X8, with translation MAKGDKKKKTEKTTPEQSLSTFLSNGSHAGVVSEPHVLDEESEHETDVMTASFSSQPPLAEKQFERSGDAFHEVPVLPNIIVQRYEGEKYLEQFHGEGVAYFQGGHVYKGTIYYNQEATSWYEGELVNNNREGWGVRCYPSGNLYEGQWRNNVRHGEGRMRWLPLGQQYSGIWENGVQHGQGTHTWFLRRVTGSQYPLRNEYTGDFVQGLRHGQGSFYYASGALYKGEWKDNKKHGQGKFIFKNGRIFEGEFVDDHMAEFPAFCLDGSNTPDLSGIRTHTPHPEDGESPRRAPGGGSGSGPALLGPDMALDITALLENLPENQRDLQLKQVQFVVLRHIAELRAIYSFYSSLGHDQSPDNTFLLSRLQLWRLLKDCSIDQQGITLAQVDRYICAEDVPSEEIHSPFSTMLLRSFLSCVVVLAYNTYHKDIEPSDTILVACLSKLMRENIIPNAKNVKGTGLLFPNPMHAVIAGNYIERCWEIYKAFCRANTTPLADQTMTVRHFIWMFKDLSLFDAELTTGKLLEILSVENPAAYDRYYCNLDLEMTFLEFFEALLGCAEVSDQRDGQTSSDSQMESCLLADTRRVSPGERTRDSPLQRSSQRHSRLTGLTAKSSNPSKISPDVGSVKSLEMGKSKEILQLSTPEEMEPRQSPNAAGNLTSQTGGGGSATHSSDTERREGSGGARSAVEAEVSKHPPHDHPPSTEPVEDRSGAGMTSCPSETELDSWVQRTHQFFTQRFFPAYEYILELRREVQEERLRQTALARIALAKAKEDARLREQWEAEEEERRREEEEDEEAERVEGPEDDLNPSPAAQTPVASTTSVVITKQSPATAAKKKRK, from the exons ATGGCGAAAGGAGATAAAAAGAAAAAAACCGAGAAAACAACTCCCGAACAGTCATTAAGTACATTTTTGTCAAATGGCTCCCATGCTGGTGTTGTATCAGAACCACACGTGTTAGATGAAGAGTCGGAACATGAAACAGATGTAATGACTGCCTCCTTTTCTTCACAACCACCACTCGCCGAAAAACAATTTGAGAGAAGCGGTGATGCATTTCATGAGGTCCCTGTTCTTCCTAATATTATTGTCCAGAG GTACGAGGGAGAAAAGTATCTAGAGCAGTTCCATGGAGAAGGTGTGGCATATTTTCAGGGAGGACATGTCTACAAG GGTACAATATACTATAACCAGGAAGCGACGTCCTGGTATGAAGGAGAATTGGTAAACAAtaacagagagggatggggagtcCGATG TTACCCCTCTGGGAACCTGTATGAGGGCCAGTGGAGGAACAACGTGAGACATGGAGAGGGCAGGATGAGGTGGCTGCCGCTGGGTCAGCAGTATAGCGGGATATGGGAGAATGGGGTCCAG CATGGACAGGGGACCCACACATGGTTCCTGAGGAGAGTGACGGGCTCTCAGTATCCCCTAAGGAATGAGTACACTGGGGACTTTGTCCAGGGGCTGAGGCATGGCCAGGGCAGCTTCTACTACGCAAGCGGGGCTCTTTACAAAGGAGAGTGGAAAGACAACAAAAAACATGGACAG GGAAAGTTCATTTTTAAAAATGGACGCATATTTGAAGGAGAGTTTGTGGACGACCACATGGCAGAGTTCCCAGCGTTCTGCCTGGATGGTTCAAACACCCCTGATTTGAGTGGGATTAGAACACACACTCCCCATCCTGAGGACG GTGAATCCCCCAGAAGAGCACCAGGAGGAGGCTCAGGCAGTGGTCCAGCCCTGCTTGGGCCTGACATGGCTCTGGACATCACTGCTCTGCTGGAGAACCTcccagagaaccagagagacCTGCAGCTCAAACAG GTGCAATTTGTGGTGCTGAGACACATAGCGGAGCTGAGGGCCATCTATAGCTTCTACAGCAGTCTGGGCCATGATCAGTCCCCAGACAATACCTTCTTGCTGTCCCGCCTGCAGCTCTGGAGACTCCTCAAGGACTGTAGCATCGACCAGCAAGGCATCACCCTGGCCCAGGTCGACCGCTACATCTGTG CAGAGGATGTCCCTTCCGAGGAGATCCACTCTCCCTTCAGCACCATGCTGCTCAGAAGCTTcctcagctgtgttgtggttctGGCCTACAACACCTACCATAAGGACATAGA GCCCTCTGATACCATACTGGTTGCATGTTTGTCCAAGCTGATGAGGGAGAACATCATCCCTAATGCCAAGAATGTAAAAGGTACAG GGCTGTTGTTCCCCAACCCCATGCATGCTGTGATTGCTGGCAACTACATTGAGAGGTGCTGGGAGATCTACAAGGCCTTCTGCAGAGCCAACACAACCCCCCTAGCTGACCAAACCATGACTGTCAGGCACTTCATATGGATGTTTAAG GACCTTAGTCTGTTTGATGCTGAGCTGACCACAGGGAAACTCCTAGAGATCCTCTCTGTAGAGAACCCAGCTGCTTACGACCGCTACTACTGCAACCTAGACCTAGAG ATGACGTTCCTGGAGTTCTTTGAGGCGTTGCTGGGCTGTGCAGAGGTTAGCGATCAGAGGGATGGTCAGACATCCTCAGACAGCCAGATGGAGAGCTGCCTTCTGGCTGACACCAGGAGGGTTTCCCCTGGGGAGAGGACCAGAGACAGCCCTCTACAGAGGTCCTCACAGCGGCATTCCCGTCTGACAGGACTTACTGCAAAGTCGTCAAACCCATCAAAAATCTCTCCTGATGTGGGTAGTGTCAAATCCCTGGAG ATGGGAAAATCCAAGGAGATTCTCCAGTTGTCTACACCTGAAGAGATGGAGCCCAGACAGAGTCCCAACGCAGCAGGCAACCTCACATCACAGACTGGGG GTGGTGGGTCAGCAACCCACTCGTcagacactgagaggagagagggctcaGGTGGCGCTAGATCAGCAGTGGAGGCCGAAGTGTCAAAACACCCTCCCCATGATCATCCCCCCAGCACAG AGCCTGTTGAAGACAGGAGTGGAGCAGGTATGACTTCCTGCCCTTCTGAGACTGAACTGGACAGCTGGGTCCAGAGGACCCACCAGTTCTTTACCCAGAGGTTCTTCCCAGCGTACGAGTACATCCTGGAGCTgaggagggaggtgcaggaagaGAGGCTGAGGCAGACGGCACTAGCCCGCATCGCTCTGGCTAAGGCCAAGGAAGACGCCAG GTTGAGGGAACAgtgggaggcagaggaggaggagagacggagggaagaagaagaggatgaggaggcagaGCGAGTAGAAGGGCCAGAGGATGACCTTAACCCATCTCCAGCGGCTCAGACGCCTGTGGCCTCCACCACCTCTGTGGTCATCACCAAACAGTCGCCTGCCACTGCAGCCAAGAAGAAGAGGAAATAG